The following proteins are co-located in the Bombus pyrosoma isolate SC7728 linkage group LG12, ASM1482585v1, whole genome shotgun sequence genome:
- the LOC122573700 gene encoding mediator of RNA polymerase II transcription subunit 25-like isoform X3, translated as MSGVKMVAGPTEHGIQADVIFVIEGTAVNGAYLNDLKTNYLTPTLEYFSQGGIEDREYVSEQNSTTLYGIVVYHAADCLPAPCTETFGPYANPHKLLLVLEKLEMVGGKGECFANIGEGLATGLQCFEDLQLRREPNTASQKHCILICNSPPYQTVIQESYKFAGHTIEQLASLYQERNINLSILSPRKIPALFKLFEKAGGDLQSSQTKNYAKDPRHLVLLRNYNLKERPVSPTIGGAVHTTPGTAAQIPLSPLQSNDSPNTNQVQQNIAQPTQPQGPPFRGQTPQNIASVHQAVVPIAAAMNAGRPPYNPPISAPPTYHPNVTRAGHPRWRPFVTPGATGPTNTQSSALIAQLNQPPPSIGLNVTPFGQRMDVTNTNVMAANAQQQQQQQQQQQQQQLTQQQLRLTMQLQQQQQNVQQQAQMPITAQPTHGQAGPQLTVSCVSQSMPTQVPQTVTASQTQAPVSSVTQQQQVTHSQTQGNVTGGTVGPGPQISTPRERQTIWQGIIEWVEKAKTTPDAPKQTRHLPCQVSANSKDGDPELKADTWPQKLIMQLMPKQLIGNIGGTYLKNSKSVLFHPTPCEALESLTKVMNSGFAGCVHFTFLQAACDIKVLILLYTAERRTYLGFIPNDQTGFVDRLRKVIQQQKTSHASMRQGQAGAAQGNAIAGTMPTTGTSQGGILMSQTNTIAMGGGQITQNVVSTNAPQQTLTSSAGPQNQINMQSGGITGPQVAPASGTMIGQQRPPFDDIEIARQQNLLKIQQLRQTLEAAQQQEAQYKSQLEVNAQQAQRALNPAAMTNQQANAPRLMRPVPNIGLRHLLQQPQPPYRQVLGLQQQMVPRGQMATRAMAPGNPQNQQFEDVSNYDFLG; from the exons atg AGTGGAGTAAAAATGGTTGCTGGTCCTACAGAACATGGCATACAAGCCGATGTGATATTTGTGATTGAAGGAACAGCTGTTAATGGAGCTTATCTTAATGATTTGAAAACAAATTATCTTACTCCTACACTTGA gtATTTCAGTCAAGGTGGTATTGAAGATAGAGAATATGTTTCTgag caaaatagtacaacgttatatggaatagTAGTATATCATGCTGCTGATTGTTTACCAGCACCATGTACAGAGACTTTTGGACCATATGCAAATCCTCATAAATTACTACTTGTATTAGAAAAACTAGa AATGGTTGGAGGGAAAGGGGAATGTTTTGCCAATATTGGAGAAGGACTTGCAACTGGACTTCAGTGTTTTGAAGATCTACAATTAAGACGCGAACCAAATACAGCATCGCAGAAGCATTGTATTTTGATTTGCAATTCTCCTCCATATCAAACAGTCATACAAGAATCATATAAATTTGCCGGACACACTATTGAACAGTTGGCTTCACTCTATCAAGAA cgaaatattaatctttccATATTATCACCTAGAAAAATACCTGccttatttaaattatttgaaaaagcGGGAGGAGATTTACAATCGTCACAAACCAAAAATTACGCTAAAGATCCGCGACATTTGGTCCTCttacgtaattataatttgaaagaaagacCTGTCAGTCCAACAATTGGTGGAGCTGTTCATACTACACCAGGTACTGCTGCACAGATTCCATTGAGCCCATTGCAGAGTAATGACAGTCCAAATACAAATCAAGTGCAACAGAATATTGCACAACCAACTCAACCTCAAGGTCCTCCATTTAGAGGTCAAACTCCTCAAAATATCGCTTCAGTTCATCAAGCGGTAGTACCAATAGCTGCTGCAATGAACGCTGGTCGACCTCCTTATAATCCCCCAATATCCGCTCCGCCAACTTATCATCCTAATGTAACAAGAGCAGGTCACCCTAGATGGAGACCTTTCGTGACACCAGGGGCAACAGGTCCAACAAATACGCAAAGTAGTGCTTTAATAGCGCAATTAAATCAACCACCTCCTTCAATTGGGCTCAATGTAACTCCATTTGGACAAAGAATGGATG tGACAAATACCAATGTTATGGCTGCAAATgcacaacaacaacagcagcagcaacaacagcagcagcagcagcaattAACTCAACAACAGCTAAGATTAACAATGCAGTtacaacagcaacagcaaaaTGTCCAGCAACAAGCTCAAATGCCAATAACAGCTCAACCGACGCACGGACAAGCAGGACCGCAACTCACGGTATCCTGTGTGAGCCAATCTATGCCAACTCAAGTACCACAAACAGTTACAGCTTCGCAGACACAGGCACCTGTATCGTCGGTTACTCAACAACAGCAAGTAACGCACTCTCAGACACAG GGTAATGTAACAGGTGGTACAGTAGGACCAGGACCACAAATTAGTACACCACGTGAGAGACAAACGATATGGCAAGGTATTATTGAATGGGTTGAAAAAGCTAAAACGACTCCAGACGCACCAAAACAAACTAGGCATCTTCCGTGTCAAGTTTCCGCAAATTCCAAAGATGGAGATCCAGAATT gaAAGCTGATACGTGGCCtcagaaattaattatgcagCTGATGCCCAAGCAGTTAATAGGAAATATTGGTGgaacatatttgaaaaattccaagtCCGTCTTGTTTCATCCTACACCTTGCGAAGCGTTAGAATCGTTAACAAAAGTTATGAATTCGGGATTT gcAGGTTGTGTTCATTTCACATTCTTGCAAGCAGCTTGTGACATAAAAGTACTTATCCTCCTCTACACAGCTGAAAGAAGAACCTATTTGGGATTTATTCCAAATGATCAAACAGGCTTCGTAGATCGTCTTCGAAAAGTGATTCAGCAACAAAAAACATCGCATGCTTCTATGAGGCAAGGGCAa GCTGGAGCTGCTCAAGGAAACGCAATAGCTGGCACAATGCCTACTACAGGTACTTCTCAAGGAGGTATTCTTATGTCACAAACAAATACTATAGCTATGGGAGGAGGCCAAATAACTCAGAACGTAGTTTCTACAAATGCTCCACAACAAACATTAACTTCATCTGCTGGTCCTCAGAATCAAATAAACATGCAG AGTGGTGGTATTACTGGTCCCCAAGTGGCTCCAGCTTCTGGTACGATGATAGGACAACAAAGACCACCATTTGATGACATAGAAATAGCTAggcaacaaaatttattaaaaattcaacaacTACGGCAAACGTTAGAAGCTGCGCAGCAACAGGAGGCGCAATATAAGTCGCAACTGGAAGTAAAT GCTCAACAAGCCCAAAGAGCACTAAATCCTGCCGCTATGACGAATCAGCAAGCAAATGCTCCAAGGTTGATGAGGCCTGTCCCGAATATAGGTCTTAGACATTTATTGCAACAA CCACAACCGCCATATAGACAGGTACTTGGATTACAGCAACAAATGGTTCCTAGAGGTCAAATGGCGACAAGAGCTATGGCTCCTGGTAATCCACAAAATCAGCAATTCGAGGATGTCTCTAATTATGATTTCCTTGgatag
- the LOC122573700 gene encoding mediator of RNA polymerase II transcription subunit 25-like isoform X1: protein MSGVKMVAGPTEHGIQADVIFVIEGTAVNGAYLNDLKTNYLTPTLEYFSQGGIEDREYVSEQNSTTLYGIVVYHAADCLPAPCTETFGPYANPHKLLLVLEKLEMVGGKGECFANIGEGLATGLQCFEDLQLRREPNTASQKHCILICNSPPYQTVIQESYKFAGHTIEQLASLYQERNINLSILSPRKIPALFKLFEKAGGDLQSSQTKNYAKDPRHLVLLRNYNLKERPVSPTIGGAVHTTPGTAAQIPLSPLQSNDSPNTNQVQQNIAQPTQPQGPPFRGQTPQNIASVHQAVVPIAAAMNAGRPPYNPPISAPPTYHPNVTRAGHPRWRPFVTPGATGPTNTQSSALIAQLNQPPPSIGLNVTPFGQRMDVTNTNVMAANAQQQQQQQQQQQQQQLTQQQLRLTMQLQQQQQNVQQQAQMPITAQPTHGQAGPQLTVSCVSQSMPTQVPQTVTASQTQAPVSSVTQQQQVTHSQTQGNVTGGTVGPGPQISTPRERQTIWQGIIEWVEKAKTTPDAPKQTRHLPCQVSANSKDGDPELKADTWPQKLIMQLMPKQLIGNIGGTYLKNSKSVLFHPTPCEALESLTKVMNSGFAGCVHFTFLQAACDIKVLILLYTAERRTYLGFIPNDQTGFVDRLRKVIQQQKTSHASMRQGQAGAAQGNAIAGTMPTTGTSQGGILMSQTNTIAMGGGQITQNVVSTNAPQQTLTSSAGPQNQINMQSGGITGPQVAPASGTMIGQQRPPFDDIEIARQQNLLKIQQLRQTLEAAQQQEAQYKSQLEVNIQQNLEVAQQQEMQYKQQLEAQQAQRALNPAAMTNQQANAPRLMRPVPNIGLRHLLQQPQPPYRQVLGLQQQMVPRGQMATRAMAPGNPQNQQFEDVSNYDFLG, encoded by the exons atg AGTGGAGTAAAAATGGTTGCTGGTCCTACAGAACATGGCATACAAGCCGATGTGATATTTGTGATTGAAGGAACAGCTGTTAATGGAGCTTATCTTAATGATTTGAAAACAAATTATCTTACTCCTACACTTGA gtATTTCAGTCAAGGTGGTATTGAAGATAGAGAATATGTTTCTgag caaaatagtacaacgttatatggaatagTAGTATATCATGCTGCTGATTGTTTACCAGCACCATGTACAGAGACTTTTGGACCATATGCAAATCCTCATAAATTACTACTTGTATTAGAAAAACTAGa AATGGTTGGAGGGAAAGGGGAATGTTTTGCCAATATTGGAGAAGGACTTGCAACTGGACTTCAGTGTTTTGAAGATCTACAATTAAGACGCGAACCAAATACAGCATCGCAGAAGCATTGTATTTTGATTTGCAATTCTCCTCCATATCAAACAGTCATACAAGAATCATATAAATTTGCCGGACACACTATTGAACAGTTGGCTTCACTCTATCAAGAA cgaaatattaatctttccATATTATCACCTAGAAAAATACCTGccttatttaaattatttgaaaaagcGGGAGGAGATTTACAATCGTCACAAACCAAAAATTACGCTAAAGATCCGCGACATTTGGTCCTCttacgtaattataatttgaaagaaagacCTGTCAGTCCAACAATTGGTGGAGCTGTTCATACTACACCAGGTACTGCTGCACAGATTCCATTGAGCCCATTGCAGAGTAATGACAGTCCAAATACAAATCAAGTGCAACAGAATATTGCACAACCAACTCAACCTCAAGGTCCTCCATTTAGAGGTCAAACTCCTCAAAATATCGCTTCAGTTCATCAAGCGGTAGTACCAATAGCTGCTGCAATGAACGCTGGTCGACCTCCTTATAATCCCCCAATATCCGCTCCGCCAACTTATCATCCTAATGTAACAAGAGCAGGTCACCCTAGATGGAGACCTTTCGTGACACCAGGGGCAACAGGTCCAACAAATACGCAAAGTAGTGCTTTAATAGCGCAATTAAATCAACCACCTCCTTCAATTGGGCTCAATGTAACTCCATTTGGACAAAGAATGGATG tGACAAATACCAATGTTATGGCTGCAAATgcacaacaacaacagcagcagcaacaacagcagcagcagcagcaattAACTCAACAACAGCTAAGATTAACAATGCAGTtacaacagcaacagcaaaaTGTCCAGCAACAAGCTCAAATGCCAATAACAGCTCAACCGACGCACGGACAAGCAGGACCGCAACTCACGGTATCCTGTGTGAGCCAATCTATGCCAACTCAAGTACCACAAACAGTTACAGCTTCGCAGACACAGGCACCTGTATCGTCGGTTACTCAACAACAGCAAGTAACGCACTCTCAGACACAG GGTAATGTAACAGGTGGTACAGTAGGACCAGGACCACAAATTAGTACACCACGTGAGAGACAAACGATATGGCAAGGTATTATTGAATGGGTTGAAAAAGCTAAAACGACTCCAGACGCACCAAAACAAACTAGGCATCTTCCGTGTCAAGTTTCCGCAAATTCCAAAGATGGAGATCCAGAATT gaAAGCTGATACGTGGCCtcagaaattaattatgcagCTGATGCCCAAGCAGTTAATAGGAAATATTGGTGgaacatatttgaaaaattccaagtCCGTCTTGTTTCATCCTACACCTTGCGAAGCGTTAGAATCGTTAACAAAAGTTATGAATTCGGGATTT gcAGGTTGTGTTCATTTCACATTCTTGCAAGCAGCTTGTGACATAAAAGTACTTATCCTCCTCTACACAGCTGAAAGAAGAACCTATTTGGGATTTATTCCAAATGATCAAACAGGCTTCGTAGATCGTCTTCGAAAAGTGATTCAGCAACAAAAAACATCGCATGCTTCTATGAGGCAAGGGCAa GCTGGAGCTGCTCAAGGAAACGCAATAGCTGGCACAATGCCTACTACAGGTACTTCTCAAGGAGGTATTCTTATGTCACAAACAAATACTATAGCTATGGGAGGAGGCCAAATAACTCAGAACGTAGTTTCTACAAATGCTCCACAACAAACATTAACTTCATCTGCTGGTCCTCAGAATCAAATAAACATGCAG AGTGGTGGTATTACTGGTCCCCAAGTGGCTCCAGCTTCTGGTACGATGATAGGACAACAAAGACCACCATTTGATGACATAGAAATAGCTAggcaacaaaatttattaaaaattcaacaacTACGGCAAACGTTAGAAGCTGCGCAGCAACAGGAGGCGCAATATAAGTCGCAACTGGAAGTAAAT ATTCAACAGAATCTAGAAGTAGCACAGCAACAGGAAATGCAATATAAACAACAGTTGGAG GCTCAACAAGCCCAAAGAGCACTAAATCCTGCCGCTATGACGAATCAGCAAGCAAATGCTCCAAGGTTGATGAGGCCTGTCCCGAATATAGGTCTTAGACATTTATTGCAACAA CCACAACCGCCATATAGACAGGTACTTGGATTACAGCAACAAATGGTTCCTAGAGGTCAAATGGCGACAAGAGCTATGGCTCCTGGTAATCCACAAAATCAGCAATTCGAGGATGTCTCTAATTATGATTTCCTTGgatag
- the LOC122573700 gene encoding mediator of RNA polymerase II transcription subunit 25-like isoform X2, with the protein MVAGPTEHGIQADVIFVIEGTAVNGAYLNDLKTNYLTPTLEYFSQGGIEDREYVSEQNSTTLYGIVVYHAADCLPAPCTETFGPYANPHKLLLVLEKLEMVGGKGECFANIGEGLATGLQCFEDLQLRREPNTASQKHCILICNSPPYQTVIQESYKFAGHTIEQLASLYQERNINLSILSPRKIPALFKLFEKAGGDLQSSQTKNYAKDPRHLVLLRNYNLKERPVSPTIGGAVHTTPGTAAQIPLSPLQSNDSPNTNQVQQNIAQPTQPQGPPFRGQTPQNIASVHQAVVPIAAAMNAGRPPYNPPISAPPTYHPNVTRAGHPRWRPFVTPGATGPTNTQSSALIAQLNQPPPSIGLNVTPFGQRMDVTNTNVMAANAQQQQQQQQQQQQQQLTQQQLRLTMQLQQQQQNVQQQAQMPITAQPTHGQAGPQLTVSCVSQSMPTQVPQTVTASQTQAPVSSVTQQQQVTHSQTQGNVTGGTVGPGPQISTPRERQTIWQGIIEWVEKAKTTPDAPKQTRHLPCQVSANSKDGDPELKADTWPQKLIMQLMPKQLIGNIGGTYLKNSKSVLFHPTPCEALESLTKVMNSGFAGCVHFTFLQAACDIKVLILLYTAERRTYLGFIPNDQTGFVDRLRKVIQQQKTSHASMRQGQAGAAQGNAIAGTMPTTGTSQGGILMSQTNTIAMGGGQITQNVVSTNAPQQTLTSSAGPQNQINMQSGGITGPQVAPASGTMIGQQRPPFDDIEIARQQNLLKIQQLRQTLEAAQQQEAQYKSQLEVNIQQNLEVAQQQEMQYKQQLEAQQAQRALNPAAMTNQQANAPRLMRPVPNIGLRHLLQQPQPPYRQVLGLQQQMVPRGQMATRAMAPGNPQNQQFEDVSNYDFLG; encoded by the exons ATGGTTGCTGGTCCTACAGAACATGGCATACAAGCCGATGTGATATTTGTGATTGAAGGAACAGCTGTTAATGGAGCTTATCTTAATGATTTGAAAACAAATTATCTTACTCCTACACTTGA gtATTTCAGTCAAGGTGGTATTGAAGATAGAGAATATGTTTCTgag caaaatagtacaacgttatatggaatagTAGTATATCATGCTGCTGATTGTTTACCAGCACCATGTACAGAGACTTTTGGACCATATGCAAATCCTCATAAATTACTACTTGTATTAGAAAAACTAGa AATGGTTGGAGGGAAAGGGGAATGTTTTGCCAATATTGGAGAAGGACTTGCAACTGGACTTCAGTGTTTTGAAGATCTACAATTAAGACGCGAACCAAATACAGCATCGCAGAAGCATTGTATTTTGATTTGCAATTCTCCTCCATATCAAACAGTCATACAAGAATCATATAAATTTGCCGGACACACTATTGAACAGTTGGCTTCACTCTATCAAGAA cgaaatattaatctttccATATTATCACCTAGAAAAATACCTGccttatttaaattatttgaaaaagcGGGAGGAGATTTACAATCGTCACAAACCAAAAATTACGCTAAAGATCCGCGACATTTGGTCCTCttacgtaattataatttgaaagaaagacCTGTCAGTCCAACAATTGGTGGAGCTGTTCATACTACACCAGGTACTGCTGCACAGATTCCATTGAGCCCATTGCAGAGTAATGACAGTCCAAATACAAATCAAGTGCAACAGAATATTGCACAACCAACTCAACCTCAAGGTCCTCCATTTAGAGGTCAAACTCCTCAAAATATCGCTTCAGTTCATCAAGCGGTAGTACCAATAGCTGCTGCAATGAACGCTGGTCGACCTCCTTATAATCCCCCAATATCCGCTCCGCCAACTTATCATCCTAATGTAACAAGAGCAGGTCACCCTAGATGGAGACCTTTCGTGACACCAGGGGCAACAGGTCCAACAAATACGCAAAGTAGTGCTTTAATAGCGCAATTAAATCAACCACCTCCTTCAATTGGGCTCAATGTAACTCCATTTGGACAAAGAATGGATG tGACAAATACCAATGTTATGGCTGCAAATgcacaacaacaacagcagcagcaacaacagcagcagcagcagcaattAACTCAACAACAGCTAAGATTAACAATGCAGTtacaacagcaacagcaaaaTGTCCAGCAACAAGCTCAAATGCCAATAACAGCTCAACCGACGCACGGACAAGCAGGACCGCAACTCACGGTATCCTGTGTGAGCCAATCTATGCCAACTCAAGTACCACAAACAGTTACAGCTTCGCAGACACAGGCACCTGTATCGTCGGTTACTCAACAACAGCAAGTAACGCACTCTCAGACACAG GGTAATGTAACAGGTGGTACAGTAGGACCAGGACCACAAATTAGTACACCACGTGAGAGACAAACGATATGGCAAGGTATTATTGAATGGGTTGAAAAAGCTAAAACGACTCCAGACGCACCAAAACAAACTAGGCATCTTCCGTGTCAAGTTTCCGCAAATTCCAAAGATGGAGATCCAGAATT gaAAGCTGATACGTGGCCtcagaaattaattatgcagCTGATGCCCAAGCAGTTAATAGGAAATATTGGTGgaacatatttgaaaaattccaagtCCGTCTTGTTTCATCCTACACCTTGCGAAGCGTTAGAATCGTTAACAAAAGTTATGAATTCGGGATTT gcAGGTTGTGTTCATTTCACATTCTTGCAAGCAGCTTGTGACATAAAAGTACTTATCCTCCTCTACACAGCTGAAAGAAGAACCTATTTGGGATTTATTCCAAATGATCAAACAGGCTTCGTAGATCGTCTTCGAAAAGTGATTCAGCAACAAAAAACATCGCATGCTTCTATGAGGCAAGGGCAa GCTGGAGCTGCTCAAGGAAACGCAATAGCTGGCACAATGCCTACTACAGGTACTTCTCAAGGAGGTATTCTTATGTCACAAACAAATACTATAGCTATGGGAGGAGGCCAAATAACTCAGAACGTAGTTTCTACAAATGCTCCACAACAAACATTAACTTCATCTGCTGGTCCTCAGAATCAAATAAACATGCAG AGTGGTGGTATTACTGGTCCCCAAGTGGCTCCAGCTTCTGGTACGATGATAGGACAACAAAGACCACCATTTGATGACATAGAAATAGCTAggcaacaaaatttattaaaaattcaacaacTACGGCAAACGTTAGAAGCTGCGCAGCAACAGGAGGCGCAATATAAGTCGCAACTGGAAGTAAAT ATTCAACAGAATCTAGAAGTAGCACAGCAACAGGAAATGCAATATAAACAACAGTTGGAG GCTCAACAAGCCCAAAGAGCACTAAATCCTGCCGCTATGACGAATCAGCAAGCAAATGCTCCAAGGTTGATGAGGCCTGTCCCGAATATAGGTCTTAGACATTTATTGCAACAA CCACAACCGCCATATAGACAGGTACTTGGATTACAGCAACAAATGGTTCCTAGAGGTCAAATGGCGACAAGAGCTATGGCTCCTGGTAATCCACAAAATCAGCAATTCGAGGATGTCTCTAATTATGATTTCCTTGgatag